In Carassius auratus strain Wakin unplaced genomic scaffold, ASM336829v1 scaf_tig00036995, whole genome shotgun sequence, the following proteins share a genomic window:
- the LOC113082837 gene encoding tripartite motif-containing protein 16-like: MAGARVSQDELLCPLCLDLLKDPVAIPCGHSYCKICITDCWDQEDQKRVYSCPQCRQTFSPRPALSRNTMLAEVVEKLKKTRLSDDCYAGAGDVQCDVCTGRKYRAVKSCLMCLNSYCQNHLQQHESWFKGKKHNLTDATGRLQEMICQKHEKILEVFCHTDQKCICVLCTINEHKNHDIVSAADRRTEKQKQLKETQKTLQQRIQQREKDLQQLRETVESHKRSAQTAVEDSERIFTELIRSIERSRSELIRLIRDQEKTAVSRAEERLERLEQEINDLRRRDAELEQLSHTQDHIQFQQSLQCLSAPPESTDVNDTPFSSLVSFDDLRESVHQLRDKLEDFCKEELKKISDRAIFTNIVPRTRDDFLQYSHQLTLDLNTVNKRLRLSENNRVITNTGTDQWYPDHADRFDQWSQVLCRESVCGRCYWEIEWSGDVYISVSYKSISRKGYGNACLFGYNDQSCSLFCSPSSYLFMYNNIKTDVSVKSISSRIGVFVDHRAGTLSFYSVSDTMSLIHTVQTTFTQPLYPGFWVCIGSSVKLC; this comes from the exons ATGGCAGGAGCCAGAGTTTCCCAGGATGAGTTATTGTGTCCACtgtgtctggatctcctgaaggatccagtggctattccctgtggacacagttactgtaagatctgtattacagactgctgggatcaggaggatcagaagagagtctacagctgtcctcagtgcagacagaccttcagtccaagacctgctttatctagaaacaccatgctggctgaagtggtggagaaactgaagaagaccagaCTCTCTGATGACTGTTacgctggagctggagatgtgcagtgtgacgtctgtactggaagaaaatacagaGCCGTCAAGTCCTGTCTGATGTGTCTGAACTCTTACTGTCAGAATCACCTCCAACAACATGAGAGTTGGTTTAAAGGAAAGAAACACAATCTGACTGATgccactggacgactgcaggagatgatctgccagaaacatgagaagatcctcgaagttTTCTGTCACACTGACcagaaatgtatatgtgtgcTTTGTACGATTAATGAACATAAAAACCACGACATTGTTTCAGCTGCAGACCGgaggacagagaaacag aagcagctgaaggagacacagaagacgctccagcagagaatccagcagagagagaaagatctccagcagctgagagagactgtggagtctcataag cgctctgcacagacagcagtggaggacagtgagaggatctttactgagctcatccgctccattgagagaagccgctctgagctgatacgactgatcagagatcaggaaaagactgcagtgagtcgagctgaagaacgactggagcgactggagcaggagatcaatgatctgaggaggagagacgctgagctggagcagctttcacacacacaggatcacatccagttccaGCAG agtttGCAGTGTCTCTCAGCTCCTCCTGAATCTACAGATGTAAATGACACTCCCTTCAGTTCTCTCGTCTCTTTTGATGatctgagagaatctgtccatcagctgagagacaaactggaggatttctgcaaagaggagctcaagaagatctcagacagag CCATATTCACCAACATTGTTCCCAGAACCAGGGAcgacttcctacaat attcccatcagctcactctggatctgaacacagtgaatAAACGACTCCgtctgtctgagaacaacagagtTATTACTAACACTGGCACAGATCAGTGGTATCCTGATCATGCAGACAGATTTGATCAGTGGTcacaggtgttgtgtagagagagtgtgtgtggacgctgttactgggagattgagtggagtggagatgtttatatatcagtgtcatataagagcatcagcaggaagggataTGGTAATGCGTGTTTGTTTGGATATAATGATCAGTCCTGCAGTTTGTTCTGCTCTCCCTCCAGTTACTTATTTATGTACAATAACATAAAGACTGATGTCTCTGTGAAGTCCATCAGcagtagaataggagtgtttgtggatcacagagcaggaactctgtccttctacagcgtctctgacacaatgagcctcatccacacagtccagaccacattcactcagccactTTATCCTGGGTTTTGGGTTTGTAttggatcatcagtgaaactgtgttga